The Lycium ferocissimum isolate CSIRO_LF1 chromosome 8, AGI_CSIRO_Lferr_CH_V1, whole genome shotgun sequence DNA segment TCTATACACACAAAAAATGGGAAACCAAGCTTTACaaggaaaataatttatagTATCATAAAACTTTCCAAATGTAATACTAAACACATCCCTATAAAATCCTACACACTTTTGCTCAACATTACAAAATTTCATCAGACATTTTGTTATATTACTGTTATACTATGAAGAAGATTTTCTTGTATAACTTCATCCCATCAAAAGCAGAAGAAGAGGTATGCAAGAACAGTAACACCCCATGGTTAGTGACTCGTCGCTTAATAGAAGTACGGGACACCTACTCTGCCCCAGTCATAGACCCACAGAACCCATGGCAGATCAAGAAGACGCTCACACATTACGAGGCCATCGTCGGGAAGCTAGTGCTTCCGTTCAGTGAGGTTTTCGAGCATGTTTTTCGATACTGGACGCTGGATACGGCCAAATTTGTAACGTCAGGGCACAAGAAGAATGTTGATTTATGGGATGTTACTGAAGAGAATAACCCCAAGAACTATCATAACGAAGGGacttatattgtgatgcttcctaATGAGGACTATGCACTCGTGTGTGTAGATTTGTTTAAGGAACGTGGATTGGGTGTTGATGACGAGATTGGACTATACTGGGACCCTAGGTCTTCGAATTTTAaattcaagttaattcacaaggGTCATGTTTGATGAAATCTTGTGATGATTTTTGTAAGACATTGaaagattttatatttatatttaaaaatgaagacttgaaatttcttcttttaaaaaagaaatcttCAAAATAGTTAAAACTTTATTCAGCAAGGGAAAACGGGTCAAGTTTGCCTCTGTGAACAACTTGGCCCTCCGTTTAACTTTGGGGTTATTTGGTATGAAAACAAGTTATGAAGGGATTAGTTATGTTAGGATTAGTTATCATGGTATTATTGCTTAATAATTATTTAGTTTGCTGCattaaaaataacatgcattgcataatttctactaaaaaaatgttttgattACAAAATACCCTTTACCTTATTTAGTAGAAAAAAGGTTCGAGGGACCTCACgattatttttgtcattttgattGTTTTATCTTGGGATAACTAATCCTGGGATTGTTCTCCACCCTCTGCCAGGGATAACTTATCCAAATACTATTTTTAATCATCGGATAACTTATTATAGGATTAATAACCAAACAAAGGATATGATGGTACTAAAATTTTGTCCCTGGACTATTTTTCCTTATCCGCCAttccaaacgaccccttaatcTAATGTTACCCAGCTATTAGGAAAAAGTCTGCCCTTAACCCCAAATGGAGCTCATACACTAAAAGTAATTTTAAACCATAATCAAAAGTTAAAGAGTTAAAGAGGTAAATGTGAACTATTAACCGTTTTTATCAAAAACTTGAACACGTGAAGTTAATAGGTACATGTGAATTGTTAACCGTTTTTACCAAAGAACTTGAACACGTGAAGTCCATTTATTTCACGCTGGATCTTAGTTAGCGGAAAATGCAAATACGAGACGGTCTATTAACGACATGGGCATGAATAGACCAAAGGGGTAACGGAAGACAAAATTGCACCATTATGAATACTACCAGGATAAGTTTGGACTGTTTGCCTTCAcacaattatttttgttaagaACCCGAAAACTGCAAGCTCCAAAtttcaatattcaaaacaaagGGAATAATATAGAGAACCAGCAACATTTTTAACTGGTGAGCTGAAATTTCTATGGATGTCCTCATATCCCCCCTgttctctttattttatttccttgtCATTGTCCTCCCCGTCCTTGTTCCCTCATAAGCACATGGTATTTGGGGTGCAGCTCTGATatctttaaaattaaataaagggtGAAAAGCACTAATCAGACAACAGTATGTTCTGTTCTGTTCTGTTCTTAGCTTAAACCAAAAGACAATTATAATATAGAAAATTATAAGGGAAAACTGTCCAACATGCCAACCATGATACTCCCAACCTTGCCTTGTCTCTGTGATATATACCATTACTTGTCTTTAAAGAAAAGCGCAGCAACCTTTCTTCAGAGAAGGGTTATTACTTTCAAATTCTCCAGttatatttattgtttttgGACTACGAGAAGTATTCCCTAAaaaattgctttttttttttttttggctgacCGAGAAATTTGTCCTGGGCAACCCTTAGGACCAACCACAGCCTTCGAAACTCGGGGATAATGGCCTTCTCCCTCTACCCTTCTTCAGTTAAATGCCAGGCTTCGTTCGCATGGCACAAGGCTCGAACCTATAACTTAAGTCACAAGCAGGGATGGAGCTAAAAGCGAACTTACGAGTTCGGTCGAACCCACTAGCTTTAGTTCAAATACTGCATTtgtattaagaaattcactaagtaaataaaaaaatcaaattcaaatcCGAGTTACTAACGTCTGACGTCGCTATCCTAGAATTTAgatcctggctccgcctctggTAACAAGTCCCTCAACCTCTGGCACTTGAACTAAGCCCTGGGCAGTATTTCCTAAAGATACTTAAGTCATGAATCCTTATGACATTAAAAGTAATTAACCGTTAACTTTAGGCTTTGAAGCATGGTAATGCAGCAAGTACAGTATGTCTTTAAATCAGAAAATAAATGATCTGAAACAAAAGCATATTCGATTCCATGAAAATGCAAATAACTCCGATGTTAAGCGCATCTCAAGCACAGTTCTAGGCAATTAATATGTAGTTAGTGCGAGCAAGCAAGTCAAAAAGATACGGTTAGTAAACAAGTCAAAATAGTTGTTCAGCAATTACGGAGCCCTGGAATTCTTGCTCTGATTGTACTATGCACTATGTAACTAGTCCAAATATCATAACATTTGTCTACTCAGAACGCTCATGGAAATTAGACTTAGTCGGcttcaaaagctatttttttatttgaggcTAGCTACTGAATTGGCAATTCTATGCCAGTGGTTATTCATCTCAATCAACCAGTATCAATCACTGTACAGGGTATACAAATTAGCCAGGTCTTGAGCTGAGTCACTTACGTGCAACTCCTTCAGGAAGGCGCAGTGTATACCAGAAACGTAGTGTCAATCTGTATTCATATTTGAATAGTTTGATGCATGTCACTAAATTTCAGCTTCCGACACTTTTCGGACTATTCCCGTGAGTTAAACCAGAAGCCTGCTCCACATTACTACAAAATAACAAGCAAATGAAAACTTAGCCAACTAGTATCATCTATAAGTATACAATGGAAAGTACCATTATCAGATGATTATAGATTTATAGGGTAGTACATACTCAGAAGATCCAGACCCCGCAACAATGGCAGTACTGGTGGATAAACTAGAGTTGTCCTGTACAATTATGAACCTATTCTCCCTTACCAGGCCGGGTtggactgaatcataaaagcTCATAGTTGAACTTCTATAAGACATCCCTGCATACAATATTGCAAACACCAAATCATCAGAAATTTTGCACCTTGAAAGAAAATCTTGGTTCACCAGTACGAAGAAACGGGGGAAGgaactaaggggtcgtttggtaggggCCATTAGGTAGAATAATGTTGGTACTGAATTTTAGTACAATGTTTGGTTGCAAATTTAAGTCTAGCACCGCTAATACCAGTATTTCTTATACaccctattcagtactattTGGGCGAAAGCCTGATAGAGCAACGCCGCGTGGAAGTAGGAGGACGGGATCCGAACTAACAAATCAAGATCTTTACCTTGAAACAATAgcacaaaaaagaagaaaaccgTAAATAGCAAGGCAAGGGAACTGCCATTCAACGCTGATGATGTTGACGATGCCTTGGCtgctttcattttcttcaaagcCTTCATTCGCTCAATCCGTGCTCGTTTGATCATAGCGAGTTCCGCAATCTCTTTGATCAATTTCTGGTCAGCAGCATCCAATGAAAATCCTCTAGGAGGTCTAGGAGGTTTGGGAGCCTTCTGAGCACTCGTGGATTTACGTTTTTCTTTGCTTGTTTTCTTCTCTACTAAACTTCCCTTGTCTATAAATACTCTAACACTCCCCCGAGCAAGCTCATCCCCGTCCTTCATATTGCTGTTCATATTCAATCCATTTTCAGCTTTAGAAAGTTCTTCGCCATCACCATTACTGAGACTAGTGGAAAATACATCCCCTACTTTGGCATCCAAAGGAGAATTAGTGCTTCCTGCTTCTCCGCTCGCACTCCTACAGCTCTCAACATCAACCACAAAATTACTATGATCCATCAAAACTTCAGTCAACAAATCTCAATCTCAATCTCGTTACACTTAAACTAAACCAAACTCATAAATTGTGGGATGCAGCCAGCAAATGTCCGCTTTCTGCTTCAAAATATCATCTGAAgggaaaaacatttttttacaAACGGTTTTAAATTCCGAAGGTTAGTAACAAATGCTACACATATACGATTTTATCAATTTCCTATGAGCTTCCATTACTAAACTGGGGGAAGTGACTATCAATTCTCTAACactattcttttttattgaagTGCAATCTACTCAATCTAGGTACTAGATGTGTAGCTTTAGTTCAAACTCTGTATTTATATAATGAAATTCACCAAATACGTGCAAAAATTAAGTTTCCGAATCCAGTTACTAACACATGATGTCGCTATTC contains these protein-coding regions:
- the LOC132068301 gene encoding uncharacterized protein LOC132068301 isoform X2, encoding MDHSNFVVDVESCRSASGEAGSTNSPLDAKVGDVFSTSLSNGDGEELSKAENGLNMNSNMKDGDELARGSVRVFIDKGSLVEKKTSKEKRKSTSAQKAPKPPRPPRGFSLDAADQKLIKEIAELAMIKRARIERMKALKKMKAAKASSTSSALNGSSLALLFTVFFFFVLLFQGMSYRSSTMSFYDSVQPGLVRENRFIIVQDNSSLSTSTAIVAGSGSSDNVEQASGLTHGNSPKSVGS
- the LOC132068301 gene encoding uncharacterized protein LOC132068301 isoform X1, giving the protein MCPFPLFYLGLVSFFFSTLSLRSASGEAGSTNSPLDAKVGDVFSTSLSNGDGEELSKAENGLNMNSNMKDGDELARGSVRVFIDKGSLVEKKTSKEKRKSTSAQKAPKPPRPPRGFSLDAADQKLIKEIAELAMIKRARIERMKALKKMKAAKASSTSSALNGSSLALLFTVFFFFVLLFQGMSYRSSTMSFYDSVQPGLVRENRFIIVQDNSSLSTSTAIVAGSGSSDNVEQASGLTHGNSPKSVGS